The following are from one region of the Pectobacterium actinidiae genome:
- the pbpG gene encoding D-alanyl-D-alanine endopeptidase: MTKNFKLSLFGLLLLSTHAVMLPQAVAKAPTYSAGTAHQEIASGSAMVVDLRDNHILYSSNPDVVVPIASVTKLMTALVVLDANQPLDEIISVDISQTKEMKGVYSRVRLNSEISRRDMLLLALMSSENRAAASLAHHYPGGYQAFIRAMNAKARALGMAHTRYVEPTGLSINNVSTARDLTKLLIASKQYPLLGQLSTTQEKTATFSHPAYSQPFRNTNHLVYKADWSIQLTKTGFTNQAGHCLVMRTVINQRPVALVVLDAFGKYTHFADANRLRKWMETGKVSEVPAAALSYKKQKSLASRQPQSIASIETE, from the coding sequence GTCAACCCATGCTGTGATGTTGCCTCAGGCTGTGGCGAAAGCGCCAACGTATTCCGCTGGCACTGCGCATCAGGAAATTGCTTCCGGTAGCGCGATGGTGGTGGATTTACGTGATAACCACATCCTGTATTCCAGTAATCCTGATGTGGTGGTGCCGATTGCTTCGGTGACAAAACTGATGACGGCGCTGGTGGTGCTGGATGCCAATCAGCCGCTGGATGAAATCATCTCTGTCGATATCAGCCAGACGAAAGAAATGAAAGGGGTCTACTCGCGCGTTCGTCTGAACAGTGAGATCAGCCGCCGCGACATGCTGCTACTGGCGCTGATGTCATCCGAGAACCGTGCGGCGGCTAGCCTGGCACACCACTACCCAGGCGGCTATCAGGCCTTTATCCGCGCGATGAATGCGAAAGCGCGCGCGTTGGGTATGGCCCACACGCGTTATGTGGAGCCGACCGGGTTGTCCATCAATAATGTCTCGACCGCCCGCGACCTTACCAAGCTTTTGATTGCCAGCAAACAATATCCGCTGCTGGGTCAGCTCAGTACCACACAGGAGAAAACGGCGACGTTCTCTCATCCGGCGTACAGCCAACCGTTCAGAAATACGAACCACCTGGTCTATAAAGCGGACTGGAGCATTCAACTGACTAAAACGGGCTTCACGAATCAGGCGGGACACTGTCTGGTGATGCGTACGGTCATTAATCAGCGACCTGTTGCGCTGGTGGTGTTGGATGCCTTCGGTAAATATACGCACTTTGCGGATGCTAACCGCCTGCGTAAGTGGATGGAAACCGGTAAGGTCAGCGAGGTGCCTGCTGCCGCGTTGAGCTATAAGAAACAAAAATCGCTGGCTTCTCGTCAACCGCAGAGCATAGCGAGTATCGAAACGGAATAA
- a CDS encoding glutathione S-transferase family protein, with the protein MYQLYIANKNYSSWSLRPWVLLKTLSIPFEEKQVAFAPGMAQPAFKAFSPTAKVPCLIDGEITVWDSLAITEYLAEQHPGVWPADAKPRAWARCAAAEMHSGYTALRNICAMSCGVRVKMSDIPPALSSDINRIGELWQEGLTRFGGPFLAGKQFSAVDAFFAPVVFRIHTYQLPVSPEAAAYCDHLLAQPAMQRWLEDALAETWREDEHEEEVKKAGEVIEDLRACA; encoded by the coding sequence ATGTATCAGTTGTACATCGCCAATAAAAACTATTCGTCCTGGTCACTGCGTCCGTGGGTGCTGTTGAAAACACTGTCGATTCCTTTCGAAGAGAAGCAGGTTGCCTTTGCGCCGGGTATGGCACAGCCAGCATTTAAGGCCTTTTCGCCGACGGCAAAAGTCCCCTGTCTGATCGACGGCGAGATCACGGTATGGGATTCCTTGGCGATTACCGAATATCTGGCTGAGCAACACCCTGGCGTCTGGCCTGCCGATGCCAAACCCCGAGCCTGGGCACGCTGTGCCGCAGCCGAGATGCATTCTGGCTATACCGCACTGCGTAACATCTGCGCCATGAGCTGCGGGGTGCGCGTCAAAATGAGCGATATCCCCCCAGCGCTCAGCAGCGACATTAACCGCATTGGCGAACTATGGCAGGAAGGATTGACACGTTTTGGCGGGCCGTTTCTGGCAGGGAAACAGTTTTCGGCGGTAGATGCCTTCTTTGCGCCGGTTGTCTTCCGTATCCACACCTACCAGCTTCCCGTTTCACCGGAAGCCGCCGCCTATTGCGATCATCTGTTAGCGCAGCCCGCCATGCAGCGTTGGCTAGAGGATGCCTTAGCGGAAACCTGGCGTGAAGACGAGCATGAAGAAGAAGTGAAAAAAGCGGGTGAAGTGATTGAAGATTTACGCGCTTGCGCGTGA
- a CDS encoding DeoR/GlpR family DNA-binding transcription regulator: protein MLEETRLHRIQALLSTLNRVSTEKIIQHLGVSRETVRRDILKLEAAGALRRVHGGIVATTQEPELPLSIRNTVREKEKQAIARAAVQQLKAGQTLFIDSGSTTSLLADELLSMPGMTVITNSLTVAQKLTATESVAQHSVILLGGYMGASAQATSGDITVNELQRYRADVALLSPVGVDAASGASSFAHHEAAIARAMVQHARTRIILADHSKVGVTSRVVYATIPEIDIVVTDLSSADKPELSLLQTHCQQVIIV, encoded by the coding sequence ATGTTAGAAGAAACGCGCTTACATCGTATACAGGCCCTGCTCTCGACATTAAACCGGGTGAGCACCGAGAAAATCATTCAACATCTCGGTGTGTCACGGGAAACGGTACGGCGCGATATCCTGAAGTTGGAAGCCGCAGGCGCGTTGCGACGCGTCCACGGTGGGATTGTGGCAACCACGCAGGAACCAGAACTGCCGTTGTCCATTCGCAATACCGTGCGAGAAAAAGAGAAGCAGGCCATTGCCCGTGCCGCGGTGCAGCAGTTAAAAGCCGGGCAAACGCTGTTTATTGACTCGGGGAGCACCACCTCTCTGCTCGCCGACGAGTTGCTCTCCATGCCGGGGATGACGGTCATTACCAATAGTCTGACCGTGGCACAGAAACTCACCGCGACAGAATCGGTCGCCCAACATAGCGTGATATTACTCGGCGGATACATGGGTGCGTCAGCACAGGCAACCAGCGGCGATATCACGGTCAATGAACTACAGCGCTATCGTGCTGACGTGGCACTCCTTTCTCCGGTCGGTGTGGATGCGGCCTCCGGTGCCAGCAGTTTTGCGCATCATGAAGCCGCCATCGCCAGAGCCATGGTGCAACATGCCCGAACGCGAATTATTCTCGCAGACCATAGCAAGGTCGGCGTCACCAGTCGGGTTGTCTACGCCACCATACCGGAAATCGACATCGTCGTGACCGATCTTTCCAGTGCAGATAAACCGGAGCTGTCATTACTACAGACGCATTGCCAACAGGTCATTATCGTCTGA
- a CDS encoding ABC transporter permease subunit, translating into MNQSILPPQTASDRWLSRLCLWIPLLALLMFFGIPMLSIVWHSLLDDRNGTVGLANYLALMDSPGIWRATANSLLLGIVTTLVTLLLGFIVAYGLECTAMPAKRFIAFASALPILAPSLVLGLGLIFLLGRNGIIGNLLGMRLDIYGFWGLLIANVLYALPQAILIIRTTLRHSDTRQYEAANVLGASDWRQFLDITLPGLRYGLLSAAFVIFTITITDFGNAIVIGGNFSVLATEIYSQVSGQMKFGMGAVVGILLLLPAAASIWIERATARRQKAIGTQAAIPHVPQPLRIRDMSFYLAAMTIALTIVAVIGTVIIASMIRLWPYRLDLTLKHYDIDLAGGYTPLWTSVWISALAAVVGTALLFLLTFGIHRQPGKVANAAVLLSALPVAVPGLVLGLSYVFTFNTADLPWGMLYGSALLVALCNYYHYHTQGYTTMMMGIRNVPHAMEDATTVLGGGVVRILRDVYLPAMRVTLISVAMFLFMRSMVTLSAVIFLVTPSLPLGAVSVMRLDEAGFTSQAAAFSTCIMGIVAMTALLLHLVTVKRQSV; encoded by the coding sequence ATGAATCAATCCATTCTCCCGCCACAAACGGCCAGCGATCGTTGGCTTTCACGCCTGTGCCTGTGGATCCCGCTGCTGGCACTGCTGATGTTTTTCGGTATACCGATGCTAAGCATCGTCTGGCATAGCCTTCTCGACGACAGAAATGGCACCGTGGGATTAGCAAACTATCTGGCGCTGATGGACTCGCCAGGCATCTGGCGTGCGACAGCAAACAGCCTGCTGCTCGGTATTGTTACAACGCTGGTTACCCTGCTGTTGGGATTCATTGTCGCCTACGGGCTGGAGTGTACAGCGATGCCCGCGAAGCGTTTTATCGCTTTTGCGAGCGCGCTTCCTATTCTTGCGCCTTCGCTGGTGTTGGGACTGGGATTGATTTTTCTGCTGGGCAGAAATGGCATTATTGGCAACCTTCTCGGTATGCGATTGGATATTTATGGCTTTTGGGGGCTATTGATCGCCAACGTTCTGTACGCGCTGCCACAGGCAATTTTGATCATCCGCACCACGCTACGCCATAGCGATACCCGCCAGTATGAGGCGGCTAACGTTCTGGGCGCATCCGACTGGCGACAGTTTCTGGACATCACCCTCCCCGGACTACGATACGGCCTGCTGAGCGCCGCGTTTGTCATCTTTACCATCACGATCACGGATTTCGGCAACGCGATTGTCATCGGCGGCAACTTTTCGGTACTGGCGACGGAGATCTACAGTCAGGTCAGCGGCCAGATGAAATTCGGCATGGGAGCCGTCGTCGGGATTTTACTCTTGCTGCCCGCAGCCGCTTCTATCTGGATAGAACGCGCGACCGCCAGACGACAAAAAGCGATAGGAACACAAGCGGCCATTCCGCATGTTCCACAGCCGCTGCGCATCCGCGATATGTCGTTCTATCTGGCAGCCATGACAATCGCCCTCACAATTGTCGCCGTGATTGGCACCGTCATTATCGCCAGCATGATACGCCTCTGGCCGTATCGTCTGGATTTGACACTCAAACATTACGACATCGATCTCGCAGGTGGCTACACGCCGCTTTGGACATCGGTCTGGATTTCTGCACTGGCGGCAGTGGTTGGCACCGCACTGCTCTTCCTGCTCACCTTCGGTATTCACCGCCAGCCGGGAAAAGTTGCCAACGCCGCCGTGCTGCTCAGCGCCCTGCCTGTTGCCGTTCCTGGTCTGGTATTGGGATTATCTTACGTGTTTACGTTCAATACGGCCGATCTACCCTGGGGTATGCTCTACGGATCTGCACTGCTGGTGGCACTCTGCAATTATTACCACTATCACACACAAGGCTATACCACGATGATGATGGGCATACGCAACGTTCCGCACGCGATGGAAGATGCCACCACCGTATTAGGCGGCGGTGTCGTCCGTATTCTACGTGATGTTTATCTGCCAGCCATGCGCGTCACGCTGATTTCGGTCGCCATGTTTTTATTCATGCGCTCAATGGTTACACTGTCAGCGGTGATTTTTTTGGTCACACCGTCGTTGCCTTTAGGTGCCGTCAGCGTTATGCGTCTGGATGAAGCAGGCTTCACGTCACAGGCTGCCGCCTTTTCGACCTGTATCATGGGCATTGTGGCGATGACTGCACTCCTTCTGCATCTTGTGACAGTGAAACGGCAATCAGTTTAG
- a CDS encoding ABC transporter ATP-binding protein encodes MALVIQNLYKSFEGYVALDRINLSIENAEFVCLLGPSGCGKTTLLRIIAGLLSCDGGKITLDDRDLVNVPAKERGFGIVFQSYSLFPHMTIAQNIGYGLKIRQTPAEEIAARVSDLLDTVRLSGFGDRYPNQLSGGQQQRVAIARALAVNPSLLLLDEPLSALDARVRAGLRQELRDVQQRLGIPTLMVTHDQEEAMSMADKIICMHGGRIVQEGTPYELYTSPRTRFVAEFMGHSNLLSRDVVNACMPELLAVAQDPTLPEDAELFIRPERIALHKAEGAEGRVINTSFLGSIQRVQVMWKSQPLLVETSSAVNWSPGDAIHLSIRAEDCAWVQA; translated from the coding sequence ATGGCACTGGTTATTCAAAATCTTTATAAAAGCTTTGAGGGTTATGTCGCTCTCGACCGTATCAATTTGTCGATCGAAAATGCCGAATTTGTCTGCCTCCTTGGGCCAAGCGGCTGTGGCAAAACAACATTGCTGCGCATCATTGCCGGATTGCTAAGCTGCGATGGGGGGAAAATCACGCTGGACGACCGCGATCTGGTTAACGTGCCGGCGAAAGAACGGGGCTTTGGCATCGTATTTCAGTCCTACTCACTCTTTCCCCACATGACGATTGCACAAAATATTGGTTATGGCCTAAAAATCCGCCAGACCCCGGCAGAGGAAATCGCCGCTCGCGTGAGTGACTTGCTGGATACCGTGCGCCTGAGTGGATTTGGCGATCGTTACCCTAATCAACTGTCTGGAGGGCAACAGCAGCGCGTGGCGATTGCGCGCGCGCTGGCCGTCAACCCTTCCTTGCTCTTGCTGGACGAACCCCTTTCAGCACTGGATGCGCGCGTACGTGCCGGACTGCGTCAAGAACTGCGCGACGTGCAACAACGGCTGGGCATTCCCACGCTGATGGTCACCCACGATCAGGAAGAAGCGATGAGCATGGCGGACAAGATCATTTGTATGCACGGTGGTCGGATTGTGCAGGAAGGAACACCGTACGAGCTTTATACCAGCCCACGTACGCGTTTCGTTGCCGAATTCATGGGACACAGTAATTTATTATCGCGCGATGTCGTCAACGCCTGTATGCCGGAACTGCTCGCGGTAGCACAGGATCCTACGCTACCGGAAGACGCCGAATTATTTATCCGACCGGAACGGATCGCCCTCCATAAAGCAGAAGGCGCAGAAGGCCGGGTCATCAATACCAGCTTCCTCGGCAGCATTCAGCGCGTGCAGGTGATGTGGAAGTCGCAACCACTATTAGTCGAGACCAGCAGCGCCGTCAACTGGTCCCCTGGTGACGCTATTCATCTCTCTATTCGCGCAGAAGACTGTGCCTGGGTGCAAGCATGA
- a CDS encoding ABC transporter substrate-binding protein has protein sequence MNRFSLRRISLIAALTGATLVNAVAHAGTITVYTSLEEDEIKDYVAQAKKDLPDVTINVLRLSTGDLGPRILAESKNPQHDVIWGWAVTSVMDPRLSALLEPYDAKGSDNLAATYRSPDHKWFAATGYMAAFCVNTEALKAKNLPVPASWQDLTNPVYKGEIVMPNPVSSGTGYLQIAALLQAKGEQNGWAFLKSLDGNIAQYTKSGSRPCKAARTGEYAIGVSLAFAAMQSIEEGYPVKMVIPNDGAGYELEASALMASAKNKPDAKRFLDWTLSSNAAALYTKYKEIVTIPGVEQSKAAQMAGLPADLTHVLYPVDFTKSANDRDATLATWQKSIGR, from the coding sequence ATGAACCGATTTTCATTGCGCCGTATCAGTCTGATCGCTGCGCTTACCGGTGCCACACTGGTTAACGCAGTGGCACACGCTGGTACCATCACGGTCTACACCTCGTTGGAAGAAGATGAGATTAAAGATTACGTCGCGCAGGCCAAGAAAGATTTGCCCGATGTGACCATTAACGTGCTGCGCTTGTCCACTGGCGATCTCGGCCCGCGCATTTTGGCCGAATCCAAAAATCCGCAACATGACGTTATTTGGGGCTGGGCAGTCACCAGCGTGATGGATCCGCGTCTGTCTGCATTATTGGAACCCTACGATGCCAAAGGCAGTGACAACCTCGCTGCGACCTATCGCTCCCCCGATCACAAGTGGTTTGCGGCAACGGGCTATATGGCCGCCTTTTGTGTCAATACCGAAGCGCTCAAGGCCAAGAATCTTCCTGTCCCCGCGTCCTGGCAGGATCTGACCAATCCTGTCTATAAGGGCGAAATTGTGATGCCAAACCCGGTGTCATCCGGCACCGGCTATCTGCAAATCGCCGCACTGCTGCAAGCGAAAGGGGAACAAAACGGCTGGGCCTTTCTGAAATCGCTGGATGGCAACATCGCCCAATACACCAAGTCAGGCTCGCGTCCGTGTAAAGCCGCACGTACAGGTGAATATGCTATTGGCGTATCGCTGGCCTTCGCCGCCATGCAATCCATTGAAGAAGGCTACCCCGTCAAGATGGTGATCCCAAACGATGGTGCAGGCTATGAACTGGAAGCCTCCGCCCTGATGGCCTCGGCAAAGAACAAACCGGATGCTAAACGCTTCCTTGACTGGACGCTTTCTAGCAATGCTGCCGCGCTATACACCAAATACAAAGAGATCGTGACAATACCTGGCGTTGAGCAGTCTAAAGCCGCGCAAATGGCCGGTCTGCCCGCCGATCTCACCCACGTACTCTACCCTGTGGATTTCACCAAAAGCGCCAATGATCGTGATGCCACACTGGCAACCTGGCAAAAATCCATCGGCCGATAG